The following is a genomic window from Rhodothermales bacterium.
ACCTGCCGCAGGAGTGCACGATCCGCATTTTTACGGTGAGCGGCCGGCTGGTCAAGATCATCGAGCACTCGGCCCCCGTCGAGGATAGCATCCGCAGCTGGAATCTTCAGACCGAAGACGGATTGGATGTGGCGTTTGGCGTCTACATCTACCACGTCGAGGCGCCGGGTATCGGCGAGAGGATCGGCCGTTTTTCCATCATCAAGTAAGTCGATCGGAGTCCGTTTATGAAATCCAATGCGATGCGTAGCGCACGGCTGATCGTCGGAGTACTGCTCGCCGTCAGTGCGTCGACGGCGTACGGTCAGGACTTCGTCCAGAACGTGTCCAACAACGGCACGGTGGCGGCCGCGTTTCTCGAGATCGGCGTCGGGGCCCGGGCCGAGGCCATGGGAGGCGCTTACACGGCGCAGGCCGGCCGCGCCGAAATGATCTACTGGAATCCCGCCGGCCTGGCGTACGTGGAGGGCGTGGCCGTATCGTTCACTCACACCGAGTGGCTGGCGGAGACGTCGTTCGACTTCTTCAGCGTGGCCGCGCCGCTGCCGTTTTTTAGCAGCGTCATCGGCCTCAGCTTTACGTCGCTCGCCGTCCCCGAGCAGGCCGTTCGGACCGTCGAGGCGCCCGAGGGCACGGGTGAACTGTACGACGCGCAGGACTACGCCGTGAACCTCTCGTTCTCCGCGAAGCTCATCCCGTCGTTTTCGTTTGGCCTTACCGGGAAGTATATCAGCCAGCGGATCTGGACGGAGCGGGGCAATCAGATCGCACTGGACGCCGGCGTGTTTTACCAGACGCCGCTCCGCGGGCTGTCCATCGGTTCGAGCATCTCGAATTTCGGAGCGGACATCAGCCTGTCCGGCAAAAACCTCAACAACATCATCGACCCGGATCCGGAAAACGTCGGCATCGAGAACATCCCGGTCACTTACAAGACTGACGGATCCCCGCTGCCGCAGATCTTCCGGTTCGGGCTGTCCTACGAAACCCCGCTCCCCGGGCGCGGTAACCTCACTACCGCCGTCGACCTCATGCACCCTACCGGAGCCACCGAGAGCATGAACATGGGAGTTGAATATGGTTTTAATAACCTTATTTTCTTTCGTGTCGGCTATCTCAACCGGTTCGAGCGGAATTCCATCAACGGTCTTACCTTCGGAGGCGGTATCCAGTACACGCTGAAAGACCGCAGCGACTTTGTGTTTGACTACGCCTACTCGGACTGGGGCATCCTCACTAAAGTGCACCGGCTGAGCCTCGGGGTTTATCTCTAGGATTAGTGAGTAGCGATTAGCGATTAGCGAATAACGATTGGTGTGGGCCCATCGGATAGTGCTCATCGATCATCAACTATCGATTGTCGAACACCAACAGTCGCTAATCACGAATCGCTAATCGCTAATCGTTTTCATCCAACCATACCAATCGCCATCATGAAATACGCTACCACATACCTGAGCGTGGCCCTGATGTGTCTGATGATTGCCAGCAGCGCGCATGCGCAGCAGAAAGCCGGCAATGCGGACATGCTTCGGGCCCTGTATGGTACCAACTACGAGGAGGTCCTCAACAAATATCAGGACGATCCCGCGCGCCTTCAACTGGCGCAGCAGGACCTTTTGTCCGATCGGTACAAGACCGCCTCGATCGACCTCGTTCGGTCGCAGAGCGCGCTTGGCGCCGATGACATCGGGCGTGCCGAAGCCGAGCCGAACAACTTCTTCGACACGGCCGACAACATCAACGACGTGATCGCCCTGCCGGGACGCACCGACGAATACACCGGCAAGCTCGTTCAGGCGAGCCTTACCGCCGGCGACGTCGATGTCTTCCGGTTTACGGTCGATCCGACGAAGATGTATTACTTTGCCTCGACCCACTCCTTCCTCACCGATGGAACGGACGGGTTGAACGTCAGCGCTCGCATCTTCCACGAGTCCGATCTGGATACAACCTTCGTCGTCAACGCCGGCGGAGTCCAGGGCAATGACAAGATGCGTGGAGACATCACGGGCCGCGAGGCCGATGGCCGCAACGGCTCCGGCGACTTCCGCCTTACCGGCTGGACGGCGCCGATCGATGAGGCTACTGGCGACCCGGTGACGGGCGACTACTACCTCTGGATCTTCAACGACGGCGGTGATGCCGGCACCTACTACATCACGGCCTATGCGATCGATATCGCCCAGTTTGTCGATAAGGCGGAGCCGAACCAGACGTTCGAAGACGCCCTCGTCAACGGCATCTCGCTGCCGACGGATGGTGTCATCCGAACGTACATGATCTACAACCCGGACACCGTCCGTGTTGTCTCTCCTCCCGTCCCCGTCCAGGGCAACAGCGTGTACCCGCAGCTGCTCGAGCAGGGCTCGGAAGACCATGATCACTTCCTGGTCAACTACGAAGCTGGCAAGACGCTGATCATCGAGACCGTGCCGTATTTCGGCTGGTACCGCGATAACGACGGCGCCATCGGCCCCGGCGGTTCGCGCCTGGACGACACGCTCTTCCGGATCTATGACGCCGACTATACCACCGTCCTGTTCGAGTCCGATGACGACGGCCGTGAAGCCATGGACGGACCAAACAACATCCATTCGCGGGTCGTGATCACCCCGGAAGCGATGGCCGCTCGCGGCATCACGTCCGACACGCCGATCTGGCTGGATATGCACGCCTGGGCCTCGACGACCCGCGAGCCCGGTCGAAACGTAGATAACAGCGATCCCGGTCGGTTCATGTACGACTTGTATGCCACGCAGTACAGCACCGACCCGGTGGAAGTAGAGCCCAACGACGAAGTCGCCGCGGCGCAGTCGATCGCCCCGCGCGTCGATACGCTGATCAACGCCGGCCTCTCGGGCGCTTCCGATGTGGACATGTACCGCGTGTATATGCACCAGGTGCGCATGTACTCGATCTTCACGTCGGCCGCTGCGGCGGACCTCGGCATCGAGATCTTCCGTGAGGAAGAATCCGCCGATGGCTCGTCGACCGTGCTGAGCGCGAACCTGCTCGACGCGGGAGCGATCGACGACATGGGCAACGACGTCCTCGTATCCGGATTCGTCCCGGAGAAAACGGGCGCCTACCTCATCAAGCTCACCGGCGCGGCGGCCGGCGACTACAAGCTGGGCGTGGTCGATAAAGGTCAGATCTACTTTGGCCGCATCGCGAACGAACCGGACAACATCGCTGAAGACGCCCTTGCGCAGGAGCCGATGGGTGTTGGCGCCGGCGCCGCCGTCGAGGCCGGGATGATCTTCCCGGCGAACGACGTGGACCACTACTACTTTAGCGCCGATGCCGGCTTCGAACTGAGCCTGTCCCTTACGGGCACCAACGCCGACCTCATCAACGACTTCAATGTCGAGATGACGCTGTTCGACGGTACGTTCACCGAACTCGCCACGGGTACGGGCGGCATTACCTTTACGATTCCGGCCTCGGGCCAGTACATCGTGCAGGTGAAGGCTGTTGAAGATGGAGACGTAGGGTTCTACAACCTCTCCGGCGGCCAGCCCTTCACCGAGACGGAAGGCAATGACAGCTTCGAAGCGGCCAACCTGATCGCGCTGGGCACGATTTACGATGCTTCGCTGACCTCGGGCGACGTGGACTACTTCACGTTCGTGCTCGAAGCCGGCAAGCTCTACTCGTTCCGCTCGTTGGACAACAACACCGGCGGCGCGCTGACGGTCGAGTTCTTCGACGATGTCAACGGCACGACGCTGCTCGACGGCAGTGGCTGGGTGAACAACTACAGCGGCGACAACTTCAAGATCGCCAACATCATCCCGCGCACCACGAAGCCGTACTACCTGAAGATTTCGGGTGGTGTAGGCCCGTACAAGCTGACCTCGCGCATCAACCCGAACTACTACGCGCTCCAGAGCGCCGGCGAGCCGAACAATACGCCCGCCGACGCCGATGCGAATGGCTACTATCAGGCGTTCGGCTCGGATGTCGAATACGCCCTGTCGCAGCCCGCGCATCCTCGCTTCTTTGGGGATGAGGACTGGTTCAAGGTCGCGTTGACCGCCGGCCAGGTGCTCGTTGCTGAAGCCAAGCCCGTGAGCGACCTCTGGAATCGCGATACGGATACACGCATCGTGATCTACGGCGCTGACGGCGCTACGGAGCTGGCCGACGACGACGACGGCGGTAACGACTGGTACTCGCGTGTCAGCTACGCCGCCGCCGCCGATGGCGACGTCTACGTAGCCGTGGTGACCAGCCGTACGCCGGATGGCGCTGACGACCGGAGCCTGAACCGCGGTGACTACATCCTCAACATCGCCGTCTCTTCGGCTGAAGCCGAGCCGAACGATTCGTTCGCTACGGCCAACGCGCTGGCGACGGGCTTCCTGGATGCTACGTTCGAAACCGGCGTCGACTCGGTCGATGTGTTCAGCCTCAACCTCGAGGCCGATCATATCTACAACGTCCGTACCCTGAAGACGGCTGAAGGCTATCAGGGCACGTTCGTCGCTCGCCTGTTCAAAGCCTCCGACACGGCTACGAACCTGCTCGACGAAGCCAACACCGGCTACAACACCCGTGCATCTGGCAGCAACCTCAAGCTCAACATCATCCCAGACGAGACGGGTGAATACCTGCTCGAAGTCAAGGGAGCTGGCTCTGGCGCCTACCAGATCGGGATGAAGGGCAGCGATATCACGGAGCTGAAAACGCTCGGTGAACCAAACAACACCATCGCCGAAGCCGATGCGATCGGGACGCAGGCGTTCCAGATGCCTGGCCAGGTGCTCACGTCGATGCTCTACAACGCGGACTTCCCCTGGGAAGCTGGCGATGCGATCTCGGCGCGGTATGGCGATGACATCGACATCTACAAGTACGAGCTGGTAATCGGCGATACCCTCATCGCCGAAACGTCGCCTGTCGGTGGTAACCTGTGGTCCCGCGACTACGACGCCTATATGCGTCTGCTCAGCGCCGCCGGCGACACGCTGAATACCGACACCGCCATGATCGTCCAGGACGACGACCCGGATGGTGACGACGACAGCGGCTTCGACTGGCACTCCCGCATCCAATTTATTGCGGAAGCGGACGGCCCGGTCTATGTCATGGTGCATGGCCAGGACTTTGGCAGCGCTACGGATCGCGATCCGTCACGCGGCGAATACAACCTGACCGTCACGAAGCTCGACGGTACGCCGATCACGATCACGGATACGGAAGATCTGGAACAGCCGGTTGCTTTCACGCTGCAGCAGAACTACCCGAACCCGTTCAACCCGACGACGGCGATCAACTACTCGATCCCCGAGTCGGTGGACGTGCAGCTCGAGGTGTACAACATCCTCGGTCAGCGCGTCGCCACGCTCGTGAGCGGCTTCCAGACGTCCGGCACGCACAGCGTCCAGTTCGACGCCTCGCAGCTGGCCTCTGGTGTGTACCTGTACCGCATTGCCGCCGGCAAGTACGTCAGCGTCAAGAAGATGCTGCTCGTGAAGTAATTCGCCGAGAAGTCGATTGAATGAGGAATGGAGCCGGCGTATGTTCGCATATGCCGGCTCCTTCCGTTTTTGCCGACCTGTAGTTTCGACCCGTATGATGCGACCCGCCCTGCTGCTTGTGATCGCCGCGACGATCGTGTCCTGCCGGCCGGCCGCGCCCGAAGCGTCTATCCTCGCCCGCGTCGGCGACGACTACATCACGGCCGATGAATTCCGCCTGGACTACGAGTTCGGCTACGGCCACCTCCGCCGCGGCGACGACGCCAAACGCGCCTACCTGGAGCTCATGCTCCTCGAAAAGGCGATGGCCCGTAAGGCCCGCGCCCTGAAGCTCGACACCCTCGCCGCCGTCCGCCACGCCGCCCGTACCCTCCGCGAGGAGCTGCTCATCGAAGAGGTCTTCCAGACCCGCGTACTCGACGCCATCGAGGTGACCGAGGAGGAGATCCGCGCCGAGATCAACAAAGGCGCCGTCCGCTTTCAATTCCGCTTCCTGCCGGCCGCCGGCGAACAGGACGCCCGGCAGCTCTACGACGCCGTCCGTGAACGCGGCTACGAAGCCGTCCTCGCCGAACGAACCGCCGAAATTCCTGAACTTGAGTCGATGTCGGACCAGCTCACCTCCCCCCTGGTCGACGCCGAAACGGCCGACCCGGCCCTGCTGGCCATCCTCCAGAATCTCCCCCTGAATACCCCTTCCGAACCCGTGCTTTACCAGGGCAACTGGTACGTGATGGAAGTCGTCGACATCCGCCGCGAGCGCATCGCTGAAGAGGACTACGCCGCGAAGTCGTCGTCCGCCCGCAAGGTGATATACAACCGCAAGGCCATGGAGCAGGGCGCCGCGTTTGTCGCCGAAACGATGGAGCCGCTGGGCGTGGCCACCAAACGCGCCGGCCTCGAACGGCTGTTCATGGCGCTGTGGGACTGGTACTCGGATACCACGCCAGAACGCAACCTGCTGTATTACATCGAAGAGGAACGGCGCGACACTCCCTACATCCGCGCCCTCGTCGCCGGCTTCGACGAGCCGCTTGTTTCCTACCGCGACGTCACCTGGACCATCCGCGACTTCCTCGTCCACTTCACCCCCGGCCGCTACATCATCCGCCCGGACGACCTGCGCGCGTTTAAGGCCCGGCTGTCCGACATCGTCGCTCTCGTCGTCCGCGACGCCGTTTTGCTCGACCTGGCCGCGGCCGACCAGCTTGAGCGCTCGCCGGCCTTCCAACGCAGCTTTCAGCGCTGGGAGGAGAAGTGGCTGTTTCAGGAATACGCCCGCCTGCTCGATGCCGAGCAGGCCCCCGATGAGGCCACCCTCCGGGCCTATTACGAGGCCGGCACGAGCTCCCTCCCCAACGCCATCCCCTTCGACAGCCTCACGGCTGACCAGCGTGGCCGGCTCGTCTCACGCCTCGCCAGCGAAGAGCGCCGCCGTTTCGCCGACAGCCTCCTCGCACTGGAACGCGTCTGGATCGACGACGCGATGCTGGATACTCTGTCGGTGTACGTCTCGCCCGCGAATCCGACCATGACCGTCAACCTCCTGAAGAGTAATTCCAACAAGCCGGCCTTCCCGGTTGTCGATCCGAATTGGCGGAATTGAATAGCCAGGCGAAAGTCTGGTTCAATGCCAATGTAGTGTCATCCTGAGCCCCAAAGCCCGGCTTCGCGGGGCTTTCATATCGGGCATGACAGGTTTCGGTCGGAATTGTATGGCCTGGAATCGTGCGTTTTTGCCCGCCAGTAAGGACCTTTTCTTCAGCAGTACCCGGTCATCCTGAGCGCCAGCGAAGGACCTTAAACCGGCAAAATCTTGCATTGGAGCAGAAGTTGAACAGCCGGAACGATCCCGAAAACCTTCACCATCTCGTTGCCACCTACCGCTCGAAGGCCCTTCGCTGGCGCTCAGGGTGACATGAGGTAGGAGCACAGGCTTTCGACAAGCTCAGGATGACAGTATTTTTGGGGCTTTTGAGCAGGCGCTGAACATAGACAAAGTCGAACGTAATCCCCAATCCGTAACCCGTATGACCGAAAACCCCAGGCTTAAGCGATGGCAGACTACCACGATGCTTTCGCTGGTCGTTGGCTACGCCGGCTACTACTTCTGCCGCTCCAACTTCTCCGTCGCGTCTCCGTTATTGCTGGAGGCGTTTGGCGATCAGGGGCTGGATAAGGAGATGCTGGGCCTCATCGCCTCGGTGGGAGTGTTTTTCTACGCGATGGGCAAACTCGTCAACGGGGTGTTGTGCGATTTCGTCGGTGGCCGGCGGATGTTCCTCTTCGGGATGGCGGCCTCGATCGGAGCGACGGTGTTGTTTGGGGCCGGCGCGGGGGTATCGGTCTTTTTTGTGGCCTGGTCCATCAACCGGCTCGTGCAGTCGATGGGGTGGGGGGCGCTGGTCAAGATCTCCTCCAACTGGTTTTCGTACAAGCGCTACGGCTGGGTGATGGGGATCATGAGCCTCAGCTTTCTGTTTGGCGATGCCATCGCGCGGCTGTTTCTGGGGCAGTTGATCGACTTCGGGTTTTCGTGGCGCGGCGTCTTTTTCGCCTCGGCGGCCGTGCTGGGAGTGATCATGGTGGTGGATTATTTCACCCTGAAGAGCAGCCCCACGGATGTCGGGCTCCCGGAGGTGGAGGTGAACCCCAAGAATGTGTTTGGCGATGCCGGGGACCGGGAGCGGCCGGCCGGCCTCAAGGCCCTGCTGCTGCCGTTTTTCCAGAGCCCCGCCTTCTGGCTCGTCGCGTTTATGTCCTTCGGCCTCACGCTCATGCGCGAGGCCTTTAATTTTTGGACCCCCACCTACCTCGCCGAGGTAGGCCGCCTCTCGCCGGGCGCCGCCGGCCAGATGAGCCTCTTTTTCCCGCTCTTCGGCGGCTTCGCGGTGTTGTTGACCGGGTATATGTCGGATAAATTCGCGGGCGGCAAACGCGCCGGCATCATGGTGCTGTCGCTCATCCCGCTCGTGGCCATCCTGCTCGTCATGGGCAGCGTCACCGGCATCGAAAACGCCGTCCTTCCCGTCATCTTTGTGTCGATTTCCGCCTTCCTGATGCTCGGGCCGTACGCCTTCCTCGCCGGCGCGATCTCGCTGGACCTCGGAGGCAAGCAGGGCAGTTCGACGGCCGCCGGCATGGTCGACAGCGCCGGCTACATCGGCAGCATCCTCTCCGGCTGGGGCGTCGGTGCCGTCGCCCAACGGTTCGGCTGGAACGCCGTCTTTATCTTACTCGCCATCGTCGCCTTCCTCACCGCCCTCGCGGCCATACTCTACTGGCGCAAGCATGAAGCATGAGGCATTGCCCTCCCCCTGCCTCCATCCCGTAAGGACGCGATACATCGCGTCCCCTTTTGCCCTCCTGCGGCCTCCCCCCCGTACGGACGCGATACCTCGCGTCCCCGCTTGGCCTCCCCATTAAGGCTTCAATGAGCGTATGACCCCCGTCTCCCCCGACCTCCTCTTTCGCCGCGACGACCCGAACGATATCCGCCTCGGCGAAGTCGTTCGCCTCGACCCCGCCGGCTACGAGGCGGCGGAGTTAGTCCTCCTCGGCTGCCCGCAGGACGAAGGAGTGCGCCGCAACCGGGGCCGCGAAGGCGCCCGGAACGCGCCGACCGCTATACGCCGGCAGTTTTATAAATTGGCGATGATGGGCATCGAAGCCGAACGGCCGCTCCGGCTGTTCG
Proteins encoded in this region:
- a CDS encoding PorV/PorQ family protein is translated as MKSNAMRSARLIVGVLLAVSASTAYGQDFVQNVSNNGTVAAAFLEIGVGARAEAMGGAYTAQAGRAEMIYWNPAGLAYVEGVAVSFTHTEWLAETSFDFFSVAAPLPFFSSVIGLSFTSLAVPEQAVRTVEAPEGTGELYDAQDYAVNLSFSAKLIPSFSFGLTGKYISQRIWTERGNQIALDAGVFYQTPLRGLSIGSSISNFGADISLSGKNLNNIIDPDPENVGIENIPVTYKTDGSPLPQIFRFGLSYETPLPGRGNLTTAVDLMHPTGATESMNMGVEYGFNNLIFFRVGYLNRFERNSINGLTFGGGIQYTLKDRSDFVFDYAYSDWGILTKVHRLSLGVYL
- a CDS encoding T9SS type A sorting domain-containing protein → MKYATTYLSVALMCLMIASSAHAQQKAGNADMLRALYGTNYEEVLNKYQDDPARLQLAQQDLLSDRYKTASIDLVRSQSALGADDIGRAEAEPNNFFDTADNINDVIALPGRTDEYTGKLVQASLTAGDVDVFRFTVDPTKMYYFASTHSFLTDGTDGLNVSARIFHESDLDTTFVVNAGGVQGNDKMRGDITGREADGRNGSGDFRLTGWTAPIDEATGDPVTGDYYLWIFNDGGDAGTYYITAYAIDIAQFVDKAEPNQTFEDALVNGISLPTDGVIRTYMIYNPDTVRVVSPPVPVQGNSVYPQLLEQGSEDHDHFLVNYEAGKTLIIETVPYFGWYRDNDGAIGPGGSRLDDTLFRIYDADYTTVLFESDDDGREAMDGPNNIHSRVVITPEAMAARGITSDTPIWLDMHAWASTTREPGRNVDNSDPGRFMYDLYATQYSTDPVEVEPNDEVAAAQSIAPRVDTLINAGLSGASDVDMYRVYMHQVRMYSIFTSAAAADLGIEIFREEESADGSSTVLSANLLDAGAIDDMGNDVLVSGFVPEKTGAYLIKLTGAAAGDYKLGVVDKGQIYFGRIANEPDNIAEDALAQEPMGVGAGAAVEAGMIFPANDVDHYYFSADAGFELSLSLTGTNADLINDFNVEMTLFDGTFTELATGTGGITFTIPASGQYIVQVKAVEDGDVGFYNLSGGQPFTETEGNDSFEAANLIALGTIYDASLTSGDVDYFTFVLEAGKLYSFRSLDNNTGGALTVEFFDDVNGTTLLDGSGWVNNYSGDNFKIANIIPRTTKPYYLKISGGVGPYKLTSRINPNYYALQSAGEPNNTPADADANGYYQAFGSDVEYALSQPAHPRFFGDEDWFKVALTAGQVLVAEAKPVSDLWNRDTDTRIVIYGADGATELADDDDGGNDWYSRVSYAAAADGDVYVAVVTSRTPDGADDRSLNRGDYILNIAVSSAEAEPNDSFATANALATGFLDATFETGVDSVDVFSLNLEADHIYNVRTLKTAEGYQGTFVARLFKASDTATNLLDEANTGYNTRASGSNLKLNIIPDETGEYLLEVKGAGSGAYQIGMKGSDITELKTLGEPNNTIAEADAIGTQAFQMPGQVLTSMLYNADFPWEAGDAISARYGDDIDIYKYELVIGDTLIAETSPVGGNLWSRDYDAYMRLLSAAGDTLNTDTAMIVQDDDPDGDDDSGFDWHSRIQFIAEADGPVYVMVHGQDFGSATDRDPSRGEYNLTVTKLDGTPITITDTEDLEQPVAFTLQQNYPNPFNPTTAINYSIPESVDVQLEVYNILGQRVATLVSGFQTSGTHSVQFDASQLASGVYLYRIAAGKYVSVKKMLLVK
- a CDS encoding MFS transporter, whose translation is MTENPRLKRWQTTTMLSLVVGYAGYYFCRSNFSVASPLLLEAFGDQGLDKEMLGLIASVGVFFYAMGKLVNGVLCDFVGGRRMFLFGMAASIGATVLFGAGAGVSVFFVAWSINRLVQSMGWGALVKISSNWFSYKRYGWVMGIMSLSFLFGDAIARLFLGQLIDFGFSWRGVFFASAAVLGVIMVVDYFTLKSSPTDVGLPEVEVNPKNVFGDAGDRERPAGLKALLLPFFQSPAFWLVAFMSFGLTLMREAFNFWTPTYLAEVGRLSPGAAGQMSLFFPLFGGFAVLLTGYMSDKFAGGKRAGIMVLSLIPLVAILLVMGSVTGIENAVLPVIFVSISAFLMLGPYAFLAGAISLDLGGKQGSSTAAGMVDSAGYIGSILSGWGVGAVAQRFGWNAVFILLAIVAFLTALAAILYWRKHEA